In Chitinophaga sp. HK235, a single window of DNA contains:
- a CDS encoding RNA methyltransferase, with protein sequence MTPERRERLISTLNNRQANLTVVLEDVQDPHNVSAVLRTCDAVGIQDVYIINTLEPRRKKWGHRSSSSAARWLTTHQFDNAAECFAELRTRYDKILTTHLSSDAVSLYDIDFSGSVALVFGNEQMGVSQEVRAMADGNFIIPQMGIIKSLNISVACAVSIYEAMRQKKLAGHYDKPGLPPEQYNTLLHEWGYKEELDGEL encoded by the coding sequence ATGACACCAGAAAGAAGAGAGCGGTTAATCTCCACCCTGAACAATCGACAGGCCAATTTAACCGTCGTATTGGAAGATGTGCAGGACCCGCATAATGTTTCGGCCGTATTACGTACCTGCGATGCGGTAGGTATCCAGGATGTTTATATCATCAATACACTGGAGCCACGGCGTAAGAAATGGGGCCACAGGAGCAGCAGCAGTGCGGCCCGTTGGCTTACCACCCATCAGTTTGACAATGCGGCGGAATGTTTTGCCGAGTTGCGCACCAGATACGACAAGATCCTGACCACTCATCTGTCCAGCGATGCGGTGAGTTTATATGATATCGACTTCTCCGGTTCGGTGGCATTGGTATTCGGTAATGAACAAATGGGCGTCAGCCAGGAGGTAAGGGCTATGGCTGATGGTAACTTTATCATCCCGCAAATGGGCATCATCAAATCACTCAATATCTCTGTAGCCTGCGCGGTCAGCATCTATGAAGCCATGCGGCAGAAAAAACTGGCAGGCCACTATGATAAGCCCGGACTGCCACCGGAACAGTATAATACCCTGTTGCACGAGTGGGGATATAAAGAAGAACTGGACGGAGAGTTATGA
- a CDS encoding AsmA-like C-terminal region-containing protein, with product MLKKILKVVAGIIVVLVLAAIAIPYFFKDKIMAKVKTELNKHLTAKVDFKDVDISLFRHFPRLAVGLEDLQVTGTGEFEGDTLLKVKQIDVALNLMSVIKGDKMDIYNVALIQPRINAIVHNNGAANWNITKPDTAQASPADTGKTSFALSLQQYKIEDAWISYDDQQGNMRLIIDGLTHQGKGDFTQDKFTLETSTTAEGITFRYGLIPYLSSVKTKLDADLQIDNTTSTYTLKEGKAALNNLEIAMQGFFKMVNDSTYGMDLSFKAPSTQFKDLLSLIPVIYKADFDKIKTSGTASFGGYVKGNYSPSQMPAFGLDLGIKDGFFQYPDLPKPVKNIQIAMKVTNPDGIPDHTVVDMPTGHLEMDNTPLDLRLLVKTPVSDMYLDGAAKGKIDLSKITQFVKLETGTALSGLLDADISAKGNMSAIEKQQYDRFYAAGTLQLSNMLYKSKDYPDGVNVKNLFLQFNPKNVTVKDLSGQYLGSNFEANGEVNNLLAYMFKNAPLDGKLNFKADQVNVNKFMGTTSTAASDGKTAPAKVDSAAMAPFAVPANLNISLQTAVGKVLYDKAELNNVTGTLLVKDETVTMQQLKANALQGTMEINGSYSTKNNKNNPDINIAYDVQNLDVQQTFNTFNTVQKLMPIGKFLSGKITSQLKMHGKLGKDMSPDLSTLTGDGNLLLIQGFLKQFAPVDQLASTLNISQLKDVSLRDIKNYFAFENGRVKVNPFKVSVNGISMNIAGSHGFDQSLDYTLQLALPRSLMGSAGNTLVNNLASQAQSRGIPVNLGDSVHLQVLMGGNILKPSLKTDLKESANNLKNQATELVKNKIDTVKNVVRDSVNQIKNNAVNALKNELKNQLSGKKDSTQPSGGKPLENVGKQAGESVKNTLNGLFGKKKQPADSTKQ from the coding sequence ATGCTCAAGAAAATCCTGAAAGTTGTAGCGGGTATAATAGTGGTGCTGGTCCTGGCAGCCATCGCCATTCCTTATTTTTTTAAGGACAAGATCATGGCCAAAGTAAAAACAGAACTCAACAAACATCTTACTGCCAAAGTAGACTTTAAAGATGTGGACATCAGTCTGTTCCGGCATTTTCCACGCCTGGCCGTAGGTCTCGAAGACCTGCAGGTGACCGGCACGGGAGAATTTGAAGGTGATACCCTGTTGAAAGTAAAACAGATCGATGTAGCCCTCAACCTGATGAGCGTTATCAAAGGGGACAAAATGGACATTTACAATGTAGCCCTTATACAGCCAAGGATAAACGCTATCGTACATAATAACGGCGCGGCCAACTGGAACATCACCAAACCCGATACTGCCCAGGCCTCTCCTGCAGATACCGGCAAAACCAGCTTCGCCCTCAGCCTGCAGCAATATAAAATCGAAGATGCCTGGATCAGCTATGACGACCAGCAGGGCAACATGCGGCTGATCATTGATGGACTGACCCACCAGGGCAAAGGCGATTTCACCCAGGATAAATTCACCCTGGAAACCAGCACCACCGCAGAAGGTATCACCTTCCGCTATGGGCTGATACCTTATCTCTCCAGCGTAAAAACCAAACTGGACGCTGACCTCCAGATAGACAATACCACCAGCACGTATACACTGAAAGAAGGTAAGGCTGCCCTCAACAACCTCGAGATAGCCATGCAGGGGTTCTTTAAAATGGTGAACGACTCCACCTACGGCATGGACCTCAGCTTTAAAGCACCTTCCACCCAATTCAAAGACTTGCTGTCACTGATACCGGTTATCTACAAAGCTGATTTTGATAAGATCAAAACCAGCGGTACCGCCTCTTTCGGGGGTTATGTGAAAGGCAACTACTCCCCTTCACAGATGCCGGCCTTCGGCCTCGACCTGGGGATAAAGGACGGTTTCTTCCAGTATCCTGACCTCCCCAAGCCGGTGAAAAATATTCAGATAGCCATGAAGGTTACCAACCCTGACGGCATACCTGACCATACCGTAGTAGACATGCCTACCGGCCACCTCGAAATGGATAATACCCCCCTCGACCTGCGTCTGCTGGTTAAAACACCGGTATCCGACATGTACCTCGACGGCGCAGCAAAAGGTAAGATAGATCTCTCCAAGATCACCCAGTTCGTAAAACTGGAAACAGGTACCGCCCTCAGCGGCCTCCTCGATGCCGACATCTCCGCCAAAGGCAATATGAGCGCCATCGAAAAACAACAATACGACCGCTTCTATGCCGCCGGTACCCTGCAACTCAGCAACATGCTGTACAAAAGCAAGGACTACCCCGACGGTGTCAACGTAAAAAACCTGTTCCTCCAGTTCAATCCTAAAAACGTTACCGTAAAAGACCTCAGCGGGCAATACCTCGGCTCCAACTTCGAAGCCAATGGTGAAGTCAATAACCTGCTCGCCTATATGTTTAAAAATGCACCGCTGGATGGTAAACTGAACTTCAAAGCCGACCAGGTGAATGTGAATAAATTCATGGGCACCACCAGCACCGCTGCCAGCGACGGCAAAACCGCTCCTGCCAAAGTGGATTCTGCTGCGATGGCCCCCTTTGCTGTACCAGCCAACCTGAACATCAGCCTGCAGACAGCCGTAGGTAAAGTACTGTACGATAAAGCAGAACTCAACAACGTAACCGGTACCCTGCTCGTAAAAGATGAAACAGTGACCATGCAGCAGCTGAAAGCCAACGCCCTCCAGGGTACCATGGAAATCAACGGTAGCTACAGCACTAAAAACAACAAAAACAATCCCGATATCAACATCGCCTACGATGTACAGAACCTCGATGTGCAACAGACCTTCAATACTTTTAATACCGTACAGAAACTGATGCCTATCGGTAAATTCCTCTCCGGCAAAATCACCTCCCAGCTGAAGATGCATGGTAAACTGGGTAAAGACATGAGCCCCGACCTCAGCACCCTCACCGGTGATGGTAACCTCCTGCTCATCCAGGGCTTCCTCAAACAGTTTGCTCCGGTAGACCAGCTGGCCAGCACACTCAATATCTCCCAGCTGAAAGATGTCTCCCTGCGTGATATCAAAAACTACTTCGCCTTTGAAAACGGCCGCGTAAAAGTGAATCCGTTCAAAGTATCTGTAAATGGTATCAGCATGAACATCGCCGGTTCACACGGCTTCGACCAGTCACTGGACTACACCCTGCAACTGGCACTGCCCCGCAGCCTGATGGGTTCCGCCGGCAACACCCTGGTTAATAACCTCGCCTCTCAGGCCCAAAGCAGAGGTATCCCCGTAAACCTGGGCGACAGCGTACACCTGCAGGTGCTCATGGGTGGCAATATCCTGAAACCATCTCTTAAAACAGACCTGAAGGAAAGTGCTAACAACCTGAAAAACCAGGCTACCGAACTCGTTAAAAACAAAATAGATACCGTTAAAAACGTTGTACGCGACTCTGTGAACCAGATTAAGAACAATGCGGTGAACGCCCTTAAAAACGAGCTTAAAAACCAATTGAGCGGCAAAAAAGATTCTACACAGCCTTCCGGTGGCAAACCGCTGGAAAATGTAGGCAAACAAGCCGGTGAATCTGTAAAAAACACACTCAACGGCCTGTTCGGTAAAAAGAAACAACCAGCAGATTCTACCAAACAATAA
- a CDS encoding efflux RND transporter permease subunit, whose translation MIADTFIKRPVTAIVISIVLVLVGILAMMNLPIGQYPEISPPTVQVTGNYTGADAQTVEQTVATPVEVQVNGTPGMTYISTNNTSSGQMSMTVNFEVGTDINIAALDVQNRVGIAQPTLPQEVQRLGLTVRKRNPSILMLVALYSPKGTHDITFLDNYTNVYVKDALLRAKGVGDIFTRADDFSMRIWLKPDKLAQMGVTAEDIRAALAEQNAQITAGSVGAPPQQTGQTFEYNIFTKGRLSTPEEFGNIIIKTRPNDGSLVYLKDVARIQLGKFNYAGNNFVDGKRAAYLLVYQAPGSNALETAANVTEAMERLKKQFPNDVDYVVPFESVSVVKVSIEEVLHTLVEALILVVIVVFLFLQSWRATIIPILAIPVSIIATFIFFIPLGFTINTLTLFGFVLAIGIVVDDAIVVVEAVQHNIDHEKMSPKEATIQAMKEISGPVIAIALILAAVFVPVGFIPGIVGRLYQQFAITIAISVLISAFVALSLTPALCMLLLKPMHLDKDSKGLNKFFYKFNRWFGHTTSRYSMGVKKSIRWSRYAVVLLLCIFVGTVMLFKSKPSGFIPTEDEGRLIITFDLPESSSTERTVSVMSQMMKDLDSLPGINHYAALGGLNAVNFSTKSNSGTIFCSLKPWSERKAESLQIFGMVAAVQKKLSKYKEANVVVIPPPAIPGLGQTAGFSFVLQQKASGDIKAFEGVLRNFLDTVNKRPEIARAFSFFTARTPGYQLDIDREKAKKMGVKISDIATALQTYMGSAYINDFTVYGRNFRVVTQADSTYRGDIKNLSQFFVRNSAGSMVPLSALTSYKVIENAPVISHYNLFRSAEINGNPAPGYSSGDAIKALKEVAEILPDGYGYEFSGLSREEILSGSKTVYIFALSIIFVFLFLAALYESWSVPFSVLLAVPIGAFGAITVLTFLPKLSNNVYAQIGLITLIGLSAKNAILIVEFAKERVDRGMDLVTAAVEAAKLRLRPIVMTSLAFLLGIMPLVLSSGAGAEARKTMGWTVLGGMFTATFLAIFIVPVLYVVITRLAYGKEKLRKMKENYQSVPEHDIQL comes from the coding sequence ATGATTGCAGATACTTTTATTAAAAGGCCCGTTACCGCAATAGTCATTTCTATTGTACTGGTGCTGGTGGGGATACTGGCGATGATGAACCTGCCCATTGGGCAGTACCCCGAAATATCGCCCCCCACGGTACAGGTAACCGGCAACTACACCGGTGCGGATGCACAAACGGTGGAGCAAACCGTGGCCACGCCCGTGGAAGTACAGGTAAACGGTACGCCCGGTATGACCTACATCTCCACCAATAATACAAGTAGCGGGCAAATGAGTATGACGGTCAACTTTGAAGTGGGTACCGATATCAATATTGCCGCACTGGACGTGCAGAACCGCGTAGGTATCGCACAACCAACGTTGCCTCAGGAAGTGCAGCGTTTGGGCTTGACCGTTAGAAAGCGTAACCCCAGCATCCTGATGCTGGTAGCGCTGTACTCACCCAAAGGCACACACGATATTACCTTCCTCGACAACTATACTAACGTATATGTAAAGGATGCATTGCTCCGTGCTAAAGGAGTAGGTGATATCTTCACACGCGCAGATGATTTCAGTATGCGTATCTGGCTGAAGCCCGATAAGCTGGCGCAGATGGGCGTTACCGCTGAAGATATCCGTGCAGCCCTGGCCGAACAGAACGCACAGATCACCGCCGGGTCCGTAGGTGCACCACCGCAGCAAACCGGTCAGACCTTCGAATACAACATCTTCACCAAAGGTCGTCTGAGTACGCCGGAAGAGTTTGGCAACATCATCATTAAAACACGTCCCAACGACGGTTCACTGGTATATCTCAAAGATGTAGCCCGTATTCAGCTGGGTAAGTTCAACTATGCCGGTAACAACTTCGTAGACGGCAAACGTGCTGCCTACCTGCTTGTATACCAGGCTCCCGGCAGTAACGCGCTGGAAACAGCTGCCAATGTTACTGAAGCAATGGAGCGGCTGAAGAAGCAGTTCCCCAACGATGTGGACTATGTAGTGCCTTTCGAATCTGTGTCTGTAGTAAAAGTGTCTATCGAAGAAGTGTTGCACACACTGGTGGAAGCGCTTATACTGGTGGTAATTGTGGTGTTCCTCTTCCTGCAGAGCTGGAGGGCTACCATCATCCCCATCCTTGCTATTCCGGTGTCTATCATCGCTACCTTTATCTTCTTCATACCATTAGGTTTTACCATCAATACCCTTACACTGTTTGGTTTCGTACTGGCGATCGGTATTGTGGTGGACGATGCCATTGTGGTGGTGGAAGCGGTACAACATAACATCGACCATGAGAAGATGTCTCCCAAAGAAGCTACCATACAGGCGATGAAAGAAATCTCCGGCCCGGTAATAGCCATTGCGCTTATCCTCGCCGCCGTGTTTGTGCCGGTAGGATTTATCCCCGGTATCGTAGGCCGCCTGTATCAGCAGTTTGCCATCACTATCGCCATCTCTGTACTGATATCCGCCTTTGTGGCGCTGTCACTCACGCCGGCCCTGTGTATGCTGCTGCTGAAACCCATGCATCTCGATAAGGACTCCAAAGGACTTAACAAGTTCTTCTATAAGTTTAACCGTTGGTTTGGTCATACCACTTCCCGTTATTCCATGGGTGTGAAGAAAAGCATCCGCTGGTCACGTTATGCCGTTGTCCTGCTGCTGTGTATTTTCGTAGGTACGGTCATGTTATTCAAATCCAAACCTTCCGGCTTTATTCCTACAGAGGATGAAGGCCGTCTGATCATCACTTTCGACCTGCCGGAATCTTCTTCCACAGAGCGTACGGTGAGTGTGATGAGCCAGATGATGAAAGATCTTGACAGCCTGCCGGGCATCAACCACTATGCTGCACTCGGTGGTCTGAATGCGGTGAACTTCTCTACTAAATCCAACAGTGGTACCATCTTTTGTTCACTGAAACCATGGAGTGAACGTAAAGCAGAATCTCTTCAGATATTTGGTATGGTGGCTGCCGTACAGAAAAAACTCAGCAAATACAAGGAAGCCAATGTGGTGGTGATTCCGCCACCGGCTATCCCTGGTCTGGGCCAGACTGCCGGTTTCTCATTTGTATTGCAGCAGAAAGCAAGTGGTGATATCAAGGCATTTGAGGGTGTATTGCGGAACTTCCTTGATACCGTCAACAAACGGCCGGAGATCGCCAGGGCCTTCTCCTTCTTTACCGCCCGTACGCCAGGCTATCAGCTGGACATCGATCGCGAGAAAGCCAAAAAAATGGGCGTGAAGATTTCAGATATCGCCACCGCTCTGCAAACCTATATGGGTAGTGCCTATATCAACGACTTCACAGTGTATGGACGTAACTTCCGTGTAGTAACACAGGCCGATTCCACCTATCGTGGAGATATCAAAAACCTGAGCCAGTTTTTTGTACGAAACAGCGCCGGAAGCATGGTACCGCTGAGTGCACTCACATCCTATAAGGTGATTGAAAATGCACCGGTGATATCCCACTACAACCTGTTCCGTTCTGCAGAAATCAATGGTAACCCGGCGCCAGGCTACAGTAGCGGCGATGCGATCAAAGCACTGAAGGAAGTAGCAGAGATATTGCCGGATGGCTATGGGTATGAGTTCTCCGGCCTTAGCCGTGAGGAGATATTATCCGGTTCCAAAACCGTATATATCTTTGCGTTATCCATCATCTTCGTATTTCTGTTCCTGGCAGCACTGTATGAAAGCTGGTCAGTGCCGTTCTCCGTACTGCTGGCTGTGCCTATCGGTGCTTTTGGTGCGATTACCGTACTAACGTTCCTGCCTAAACTGAGTAACAACGTATATGCGCAGATCGGTTTGATCACCCTCATCGGTCTGTCAGCCAAAAACGCCATCCTGATCGTAGAGTTTGCCAAAGAGCGTGTAGACAGAGGCATGGACCTGGTAACCGCCGCCGTAGAGGCAGCCAAACTGCGTCTGCGCCCGATCGTGATGACCTCTCTGGCTTTCCTCCTCGGTATCATGCCGCTGGTATTATCCTCCGGAGCCGGCGCTGAAGCCCGTAAAACCATGGGCTGGACCGTACTCGGTGGTATGTTTACCGCTACCTTCCTGGCCATCTTTATTGTGCCGGTACTGTATGTGGTGATCACCCGACTGGCTTATGGTAAAGAGAAACTGAGGAAGATGAAAGAGAATTATCAGTCAGTGCCAGAACATGACATACAACTGTGA
- a CDS encoding SdpI family protein, translating to MFMNFLHSTYCNAAIFAGILFFFMGYFIRRYPPKSTKTWYGYRSVLSTQSPEMWHEANQDAAYISRRIGTILIPTGFACALFFEGQTDWFWYITVGSVIIAVMYMVGYTEWRLQQKINRDEYDAADVPDKRR from the coding sequence ATGTTCATGAATTTCTTGCATTCCACTTACTGTAATGCGGCTATTTTCGCTGGGATACTATTCTTCTTTATGGGGTATTTTATCCGGCGTTATCCTCCTAAAAGCACCAAAACATGGTATGGCTACCGAAGCGTCCTCTCTACCCAAAGTCCGGAGATGTGGCATGAGGCCAACCAGGATGCAGCTTATATTTCCAGGCGTATCGGCACAATCCTCATACCTACCGGTTTTGCCTGCGCCCTGTTCTTCGAAGGCCAGACAGACTGGTTCTGGTACATTACCGTAGGATCTGTCATCATCGCGGTGATGTATATGGTAGGTTACACAGAGTGGAGGTTGCAGCAAAAAATAAACCGCGATGAGTATGATGCCGCTGATGTTCCTGATAAACGAAGATAA